The Tripterygium wilfordii isolate XIE 37 chromosome 23, ASM1340144v1, whole genome shotgun sequence genomic sequence CGTCAGTTGGAGCGTCGACGATTCACGTAATGGACTCCGTTCGCGGGGTATGTGAATACGGGTTTGCGGGGAATCTAGTTTCGGATTGAACCACTAGTAACTGTTTTCTACCTTCCGCACGTGCCAAACAAGGGCAACCCAAACGACTTCGTTTTAAGTGAATCtgttaaatttaaatataaatatttgaatttaaatttattttatatatttttttaaaattattacaaTTTAGGGACGTTTATGCCATACAACAGAATTAGTATGATTCCTTGAGATCCAAAAATGAGAAGACGACAAATAGGCCTataaaatttacaaaaacaTAGGGTTTATACATCTATAGGTTGGTTGAGagactttttaatttttatacatgTTATTagatttgggtttttgtttttgtcttggAGTGATTTCCAAATGAATATGATGGAGACACTTGctttcaaaataattttcttcaatttttaatttcattttcttttattgttaaTGACTTTAAATAAGttgttaaaaatttttaatatatttttctgtTAGAAGAATTTCCTACTTATATTCCTCCTTTAGTTGTTCATAAGCCTTTCTCTTACTCGATTTCAATGATATGTTATTTtctgataaaaaaaagagataggTTGCTTGATGTCATTCAAATAGATAGGGCTTAGGTGAATTGATTTTAAGAAACTATGCCATAACAACAAAGTTAAATGTGTTTGCATGTAATTTCTTTACAAGGTAACTTACtcttaattagggtttttttttttttacatatacatatacatatttcCATTAAACCATAATAGTTTTGCACTTAGAGATATGTTCAATTTAGttgattgtatttttgtatAATATATGAATTGTCCCTTTAAAACTAGAGTAAATTTGTACAACACTCTAGCTAAGTGGGCTACCTAGTTATGATCAGTCAAGTTCAAGATTTATAATTACAATTATCCCACACTCCCCATGTGAAAAAAGAAACACATTATTGCCACCATTATTAATCTTTCAAGGACAATGTCATGTTCATCTTGGTACAAAAGTGTTTGATTTTAATTGCatataaacacaaatttttaacattttcattAACTCAAGAATCTTTTCCATTTTGTGGATGcgtagattatatatatattaatcaaattCAGTGTGTCattaattttgtgaattttaaCTAATTATCTGATataggagatgattttgagtTGGTTTAAACCAAATTTGGTGTGTTTTGGAGTTGATTTGATAGAAATAGAAAGTTGTAAGTAATTATCACTTTTACCAGTTAGTAGAAATCATTTTTGAGGGTGTGGCTGTACAACTGAAAAATTTACAAACGGTCCATTTTCGATGAACTTTGATCGACTAAAGCGAAATGGAGTTTTGAACCGAACCAAGTGTCTTGGCCCTTGGCGCCACCCCAGTTTCTTGAAATTCCATCGTTTAGAGCCTCAAATctattgttttctgttttaggGGTGTTTTTATGATTTTACATTTTCGTATTTTTATCATAATACGGTTGTAGCCGACCCCAGATGTCACTATCTTTTCATTCTATCAATATATCAGAAAACCTTAGAGAGTTTATCTCAAGTTTCGGATGGATTCTTGTGTTCATTAtatcaaacgttggtttgatttgtgttttccttttcctttcttgatatGTCCGCATTATTATCTGCCTATTTAATATTCACCAAAACAAGATTGAGATTAGGAGATTACATTTATGAAATTATtagtaattaataattaaataaaaatgagggtgtgctttatttatttattgactgGCTAATAGTGTTTTTAATATTCAATCAAATCACTATCTAATGATGATTGAGAGGCTTTTCATGCTGGCATTATGCCATTGATCCCTACTTACCCACAAATCTTCCCAAGTCAACATATTTTCTGATTTTGacactattaattaattaattaattaattaattaagtccCACATCTATTTTCACATCAAgttcatatttttattattatcaaaaactaaaattacatctaaataaataataacaagAGCCTTTGCCAGCACAAGCAaattaacttaattaattacattaatTACTCTAACACTTAGTTTGGTCTATATAGTGACCAAAACCCAATTAACTAACAAGTCACATGAAAAAATAAGGAGAAATATTACTAGCTAGGTAAGCTAGTTAACTAATAATACAAAATTTAagtactttaattaattaattaattattacataATTAAACCCCTGATAATGGCAGCTTCAGGACTATCCGCATCAATTGTTGCCAAAAGCTGCGACAATCGCTCGCTTAAGTCATCGACCTCCCTGTGCAAGTTCCTTATATAGTTGCAGGTCTCCTGCAACACCTTTGAAGCTGATACCTACATTACACATACATATTTTAACTCATCTTCTCTTCAActatacacaaacatatatatatatatatatatatatatatatatatggtccaaCTAATTCTAAGACTTTTAAGGTCAATGAGAGATTTTTAATTTAAGACGCACACATATATGAAAAAATGCGCCACGATTTCCGGGTCAATTTTCAAACTTAGCACTTAACCTGCACAGTTCAAGACCCCTACAGAAGAGAAGTCACTTCATTTTTAATCACAGATGTTCAATCTATTTATCAATGTGTAGTTTACAAAAATTTTTGACTTTAGTGAACGTTTGTGATTAGAACTGCAATGTTTTCTACTGCAGGGGCCCTCGTCTGCAACATGCTTCCTACACCATGTTAATTATAATGTCTCTACATAATTTCTTGTCTACACCATGCTACCTGACTGTCAGTCTACCGCAACCCTACCATGCACATCAAAAGCAAATGATATGAAACTATGAAAGAGATTgagaaaatatgtatatatatgtgtacctTATCAGAGCGCCTTTGTTGAATCTCAGGGAGGAGTTGCCTTAACTTGGAAACAAGTTCAATGATCTGATCATCAGTGATCCTTGAAGCCCCAGACGACTGCCTTGATCTTCTGCTAGACATTCTCAATGGCTTGGCTTtatgtatctctctctctctctcttaaactaGCTAGTTCGTTTTGAGAGCAATGAATTGTGAAATATAAGAGGAAGGGAGAAGAGAGGGTAAACTAGTAGTGTGTTAAATGAAGAGGGAAGAGGGGGgagagatgaagaattggagAAAGTGATAAGAGAGttatatagagagagattcaCTAGTGAAGGACCACAAAGAGAataggggagagagagaagagagaaaaagaaggtaCAATAACATATACAGtgatgttggatgtgaagtagaCAAGTGCATTGGAGAAAGCAGTGGCCTAATATGGTTTTGGttcttagagagagagagaagacttCATTCCTACTACATTTCAGTGTGTTTGTGTGTTTCCAAGTTGGGGTTTGATCTCAAGTGGGCTTAAGAGACAAGTGGGCCTTCATGTTGTATGTCTCAATGTACAACTCCATGTGATCATAGGACACCGAAAATCCCCTCTCCAGTCACACCCTaggaccccccccccccacccccacTCAATTTCATGCACAATCACAATAGTCACTTTTATTTTTACCGTATCTGTATGTTTTGGAGCTTATGGACTTTGTATGGGATCAACAATCAATTAGCCGATTCTCTGGCGCATTTAGGAATGAACTCCAGTGCTTCAGTTATGTTTTTAGGACAATTAGTTCCTAATGTTTGTAATGCTATTGCTGTAACTAACTCGTTGATTTCATGACATGTCTTCTTCTTTCAAAAAAGAGACGTGGGTTCAATCTCTCTCATTGGACACTAAGAGAAGtagatttatttttctttacagtAATGATGCATAAGGTCCTCTAGTTAAAATCGACTAGTCTAATCTTCTTTTCGTCTCACATCGTTTAAGTTGAATGCGGTAAAATGCTCGATATATCTATAAATGGTTAACTACTCTAATTAATAGACTAATCTTTTGAATTATAATTCGAACAACATCAATTTGGTTTCGGAGCAGGCTTAGGTAGCATGTATATGTGGGATCACACGAGGATTTT encodes the following:
- the LOC119993772 gene encoding transcription factor PRE5-like, with protein sequence MSSRRSRQSSGASRITDDQIIELVSKLRQLLPEIQQRRSDKVSASKVLQETCNYIRNLHREVDDLSERLSQLLATIDADSPEAAIIRGLIM